The Streptomyces sp. ICC1 DNA window GCGCTGCGGGACCCGGACGACGGTGAGCGCCACACCGCCCACGACGGGCACATCGAGGGCAACGCGGGGCCGAGCGTCTGGGGGGCCCAGCGCGTCGGCGGACCCGGCAGCCCGGTCCTCGCCGTCCGGATGAACATGAGCTCGGAACTCCACGAGCTGCGCCGGCTCGACGCGACCATGGCGGTGGCCTCGCTGATCGCCCTCGCGGCGGCCACGCCCCTGGCGGTCTGGGGAGCCGGCCTGCTCGGCCGCCGGCTGCGGCAGGTCTCCGAGACCGCGGGCCGGATCTCCGCCGGGGACCTGGACGCCCGTACCGGGCCCACCAAGGGCCGCGACGAGGTGGACGACATCGCGGCCACCGTCGACCTGATGGCCGACACCCTCGGCCGCCGGCTGCGCGACGAGCGCCGGTTCACCGCGGACGTGGCCCACGAGCTGCGCACGCCCGTCGGCGGTCTGCTGGCCACCGCCGACCTGCTGCCGGCCGGCGAGACGGAGGACCTGCTCCGGGGCCGGGTGCGCGATCTGCGCGGCCTGGTCGAGGACCTCCTGGAGATCTCCCGCCTGGACGCCGGAGCCGAACGGCCGGTCCACGCCCGCGTCCCCCTCGGCGCGGTCGTCGCCGAGGCCGTGGCCCGCACCGGATTCGAGGTCACCCTCGCCGACGCGGAGCCGGACCGGACCGTGGAGACCGATCCGCGCCGCCTCGAACGGATCGTCGCCAATCTCGTCGTCAACGCCCACCGGCACGGACGGACCCCGGTGCGGGTCACCGTGGGGGACCGCACCGTCGTCGTGCGCGACCACGGCCCCGGCTTCCCCGAGGACCTGCTGCGCGACGGCCCGCGCCGCTTCCGGACGGGCGCGGCGGAGCGCGGATCGGGCCACGGCCTGGGGCTGACCATCGCCCTGGGGCAGGCCGGGCTGCTCGGCGCCGAGCTCCGCTTCGCCAACGCGCCGGACGGCGGGGCCGTCGCCACCCTGAGCCTGCCGGGCTGACCGGTACCGGTACCGGTACCGGTACCGGCCGCGGCTCCGGTCGGCCCGGCACCGGCACAACCGATACGAAGCCGAGCGGGTACCGGTACACGGCCGCGCCGGATCCCGATACGCGCCCCGGACACCCTTCGAAGTGCACCCCGCCGCACCCGAAGAGGAGTCCTCCGTGACCGCCGCACCGCTTGCCCCGTACGCGCCCCACACGCCGGCCGGGATCGCGGCCGCCACCGAAGACCTGACGAAGGTCTACGGCAGCGGCGACACCCGCGTCGTCGCGCTGGACCGCGTCAGCGTCGAGTTCCGGGAGGGCGGGTTCACCGCGATCATGGGCCCCTCCGGCTGCGGCAAGTCCACGCTGATGCACTGCGCCGCCGGGCTCGACTCGGTGAGCTCCGGGTCCGTGCGGATCGGCACCACCGAGCTGAGCACGCTCGACGACCGGCAGCTCACCGTGTTGCGCCGCGACCGGGTCGGGTTCGTCTTCCAGGCGTTCAACCTGCTGCCGACGCTGACCGCGCTGGAGAACATCACCCTCCCGCTGACCATCGCCGGCCGCCGGCCCGACCGGCGGTGGCTGGACCGCGTGGTCGCCATGGTCGGCCTCTCCCAGCGCCTGGACCACCGGCCCGGACAGCTGTCCGGCGGACAGCAGCAGCGGGTCGCGGTGGCCCGCGCCCTGGTCTCCCGGCCCGCGATCGTCTTCGGTGACGAGCCCACCGGCAACCTCGACTCCCGTGCCGGGGCCGAAGTCCTCGGCTTCCTGCGGGACTCGGTGCGCGAACTGGGCCAGACCGTGGTCATGGTCACCCACGACCCCGTCGCCGCCGCCTACGCCGACAGCGTGGTCTTCCTCTCCGACGGCCGCCTGGTCGACGAGATGGCGCGGCCCACCGCGGAGCGGGTCCTGGACCGGATGAAGGCGTTCGACGTCGGCCCGCGCACCAGCTGACCCGCCCCGCCCCAGGCCCGTCCCCGGCCCGTCTGTGCCGTGCCCCCGCACCAGCCGACCGCTCGCAGCCGCCGAGCCCGTCTCCCAGGAACCGCACCCCCATGCTCCGTACCGCACTGCGCAACGTGTTCGCGTACAAGGCACGCCTGTTGACGACCGCGTTCGCGGTCATGCTCGGCGTCACCTTCATCACCGGCAGCCTCGTCTACGGCGACAGCCACCAGCAGGCCGCCGTCGACCGGGCGGTGGCCGGCTACGACCGCATCTCGCTCGACGTCGCACCCGACACGGTGCCCGGCCGCCCGCCGGCCACCCTCGACGCCCGCACCGCGGCCGTCCTGGCCGAAGTGCCCGGCGTCGCCGCCGTCGCGGGCCGCGTCAGCGGGTTCGCCGCGGTCCCCGACCGCGAGGGCCGGCTGCTGGGGGACGGCGCGTCCCGCCGGGGCGGCAACTTCGCCCCGGGCAAGGACGGCGGCGACCCCGCCTACCGGTTCACCGAGGGGTCCGGTCCGACCGGCGAGCACTCCGTCGCCCTCGACGAGGACTCCGCCGCCGAGGGCGGCTACCGCGTCGGCGACACCGTACGGGTCGCCGCGAACACCGGCGCCGCCTCGTACACGCTCAGCGGCGTCTTCCGCACCGATGCGTCCAAGCGGCCCGCCGGGGGCAGCCTGACGCTGTTCGGCGACGCCGCCGCCCAGAAGCTGTTCCTCGCACCCGGCGCCTACACGAACATCGAGATCACGGCCGCACCCGGCACCGATGCGGGCCGGCTCCTGGGCGCCGTCGAGAAGGTGCTGCCCGAGGGCACCAGCGCGGTCACCGGGGCCCAACTCGCCAGGCTCCAGGCGAACCTCGCCTCCAGCGACAGCGACACCATGAGCCAGATCATGGTGGGCTTCGCGGCGGTCGCCCTCTTCGTGTCCGCCTTCCTCATCTCCAACACCTTCACCATGCTGGTCTCCCGACGCACCAGGGAGCTGGCGCTGATGCGGGCCGTCGGCGCCACGCGCCGACAGGTGCGCCGCGGCCTGCTGGCCGAGTCCGCCCTCGTCGGCCTGATCGCCTCCGTGGCCGGCATCGCCGCCGGCACCGGGGTCGCCGCCCTGCTCCAGGCGCTGTTCGCCGCCGCCGGCGCCCCGGAGGCACCGCTGGTCCTCCTCCCGTCCACCGTGCTCATCGCGCTGGCGGCCGGCACCGCGCTGCCGGTGATCGCCGCGTGGCTCCCGATCCGCCGGGCCATGGCCATCCCGCCCGTCGCCGCGCTCGGCGCGGCCGAGCCCGCGGAGCCCGCGCGCACCGGCTCCCCGCGCACCGCCGCCGGCGCCGCGCTCGTGCTGTGCGGCACCGCCGCCGTGCTGTACGGGGCCCTGCCCGCCGGGCAGGACGCCATGGACGCCCGGACCGTCATCGGTCTCGGCGCCGCCCTGACCCTGGTCGGGGCGACCGTCCTGATCCCGCTCCTGTCCCGGCCGTTCGTCGCGCTGCTCAGGCCGCTGCTGACGCGGCTGAGCCCGGTCCACGGCGACCTCGCCGCCCGCAACACCGTGCGCGATCCGCGCCGTACCGGCGCCACCGCCGCCGCGCTCGCCATCGCGCTGGCCCTGGCCTCGGGGCTGTCCGTGCTCGGCGCCTCCGCCACGCGGTACCTCGACGGCGCGACCACCCGGGACCTCGCCGCCGACTACCTGGTGAAGGGAGCCTCGGGCGGCCAGCGGATGACCCCCGCCACCGCCGAGCCCCTGAAGGGGCTGCCCGGCGCCGCGTACAGCCCGCTCAACCAGTCGACCCAGTACCGGATCGGCGGCGTCCCCTCCGTCCTGACCGGCGTCGACCCCGCCACCATCGGCCGCCTGCTGCGCTACGACGTGGTCGAGGGATCCCTCGACGGCCTGGCCGAAGGACGGGTCGCCGTGGCCGACTTCAAGGCCCGGGCGAACGGCTGGAAGGTCGGCCAGACCCTCCCCGTGGAGCGGCTGGACCAGCACGGCACCGTCACCATCGGCGCCGTCTACCACGCGGACGAGCAGAGCAACCTGCTGCCGAGCATCACCGCGCCCGACTCCCTCGTCGCCCGCTACGACTCCGCGCCGACCACCGACTCGATCGTCGTGGACGTGCCGGGCGGACCGGGCAGGGCCGGGCTCGCGAGCATCGTCAAGGCGCTCGGCGACAACCCCGCCCTGTCCGTCCTCGACGAGGACGCCATCCGGGCCGAGGACACCAGCGGCATCGGCGACCAGCTGAACGTCTTCCACGCCCTGCTCAGCATGGCCCTGGTCATCGCGGCGCTGGGCATCGCCAACACCCTGGCCCTGTCCGTCCTCGAACGGGGCAAGGAGATCGGCACGCTCCGCGCCATCGGGATGGAGCGCGCCGGAGTGTCCCGGATGATCCGTACGGAAGCCCTGCTCGTCGGCGCGCTGGGCGCGGTCGTCGGCACCGTCATGGGCGTCTTCACCGGCTGGGCGCTGGGCCGCACCCTCGCCGAGAGCGTCGCCGGCTACGCCCTGGTCGTCCCCTGGGGACGACTCGCCCTCGGCGTGCTGCTCGCCCTGGCCGGCGCGCTGCTCGCCTCGCTCTGGCCGGCCCGCCGGGCGGCCCGCGTGGACATCCCCGCGGCGACGGCGGCGCAGTAGGACGGGCGCGGGGCCCGGAAGGCCCCGCAAGGCCCCGCGGGGCCCCGCCGGGCCCCGCCGGGCCCCGTTGGGCAGTTGCTGCCGCGCAGGTTGTGGCCAGCGGTTTCCCCTGATGCTCCGCCGCCGTGGTTCCTAACGTGGCTCCACGGCAGTGCAGGGCGATCGGGGGAGGCTGCTGTGGTGTTCTGGCACAAGGACGACGCGTTCGCGCGGTTGGACATGATGCTCAAGGCGTGCGAATCGGGCGGGGCGGGCGTCGCGCTCGTGGAGGGGCCCGCCGGATGCGGGAAGTCCGAGCTGGTGCAGGAGTTCGCGGACCTGGCCGTGCGGGGCGGGGTCACGGTCCTGCGGGCCGCCGGGACGCCCGGCGAGCAGGGCGCGGAGCACGCGGTGCTGCGCCGGCTCCTCGCGGCGCTGCCGGCGGGCACGCTGCCGCCGGGCACGCTGCCGGCGGGCGAAGGGGCCGCGTCGGCCGATGCGTTCGAGGAGGCGCTGCGGGAGCTCACCGGCCGGGGCGCCGTCATGGTGTGCGTCGATGACCTGCACCACGCGGACGCCGCCTCGCTCGACCACCTGCTGCACCTGGCGCGCTCCCTGCGGGGCGTACCGCTGCTGATGGTCCTCGCGCAGTCGCCCGGCCAGGGCGGCGCGCAGAACTCCCGGGCCCGTACGGAGCTCCTGCGGCATCCGGGCTTCGGCTGGATCCGGCTCGGCTGCCTCGACCTCGCCGCCACCGCCGAGGTGCTGGCCCGGCACACCGGCGCGCCGGTCTCCGACACCTTCGCCGAGCACCTGCACCGGATCACCGGAGGCAACCCGCTGCTACTCAAGGCGCTGCTCACCGAGTACCCCGTACCGGTGCGCGGGGCCCGCAGATGGCCCGCGCCGCTGCCCGGCGGCCCGTTCGCCGAGGCCGTCGCGGTCTGCCTGCGGCGCAGCGGACCCGAGGCGCGCCGGCTCGCCGCGGCCATCGCCGTACTCGGCGAGGACGCCACCGCCGGCCTCGTCCGCGAGCTCGCCGGCACCACGGTCCACGCGGCCCGGGGCGCCCTGTCCGTCCTGGACGGCACCGGGCTCACCGACGGGTACCGGCTGCGGCACCCGGCCGCCGCCGCGACCGTGCTGGACGACGCGGACCCGGCCGAACGCGCCCGTCTGCACGGGAAGGCGGCCCGCGCCCTGCACGACGGGCAGGCCGGCGCGGGGGTGGTGGCCGGGCACCTGCTCGCCGCCGCCGACCTGCCCGGGTCGTGTGAGGCGGCCGAGGGCTGGGCGGTGCCCGCGCTGCGCGAGGCGGCCCGCCGGGCCCTGCTCGACGACGACTGGTCGTACGCCGCCTCCTGCCTGACCCGCGCCCGCGCACTGTGCGCGCAGGAGCCCCTGCGCCTGGACATCGACCTGCAGCTCGCCGCCGTCACCTGGCGCGGCGACCCCGCCGCCGCCGAGGCGTGCCTGGCCGCTCCGCTGGCCGCGATGCGGGCCGGGGCCCTGACGTCCGCCCAGGCGGGCCAGCTGGCCCGGCTGCTCGTCTCGCAGGGCCGGATCGAGAGCGCCGCCGAGACCTTCGAGCGCACCGCCCCGCGCCCCCCCGACAGCACCGAGGGGGAGCAGCCGCCCGCGCCGCGGGAGGACCCGCTGCGCCAGCTCTACGCGCTGCCGCCCGCCGGCGGCCGGGACCAGGCCGCGGCGGCCCCGGGCCGGCTGCGCGACTGCGCCGCGCTGTGGGCGCACCCGGGCGGCACGGCCGGCGACCTCGCGGCCGTGGAACGGCTGCTGAAGGCCACCCCGCTCGCGCACACCACCTTCGACCCGCTCGCCCAGGCCGTCCGCACCCTGCTCCACGCCGACCAGGCGGACCGGGCCGCGGCATGGAGCCAGAAGCTCCGGGCGCAGACCGATCCGGTGCGCACTCCCGGCTGGTACGCGGCGTTCGGGCACCTGTACGCCGAGGCGCTGCTGCGCACCGGCGACCTGGAGGGCGCGGCGCGGGAAGCGGCCGCGGCCGTGAACGCCGTCGCGGGACGCGGATCGGTGTTCCTCTTCGCGCCCCTGGCCACCGAGGTGCTGGCGCTCACCGCCATGGGCCGCTACGACGAGGCCGCGCGCCGCCTGGAACTGCCGGTCCCCGAGGAGCTGTTCGCCGGTGTGCACGCCATCGGCTACCTGCGGGCCCGCGGCCACTACTACCTGGCCACGCACCGGCCGCAGGCCGCGGTCGGCGAGTTCCTCGACGCGGGCCGCCTCGCCCGCCGGTGGAACCTGGACCGGCCCCGGTTCGCCCCGTGGCGCACCGACGCCGCCGAGGCCCTGATCCAGCTGGGCGAGCACCGGCAGGCCGACCGGTTCGTGGCCGAGCAGCTGTCGATGGCGGAGGTGCGCAGCCCGCGCGTGCACGGGGTCTCCCTGCGGCTGCGCGCCGCGGTGGGCGAGCCCGCCCAGCGGCCCAAGGTGCTGGGCCGGGCCGTGGAGGAGCTGCGCGGCTCCGGGGACCGCCTCGAACTGGCGCGGGCCCTGGCCGATCTGGGCCGCTCCCTGCAGCTGGTCGGCGAGGGCACCCGGGCCGGGATGGTCACCCGGCGGGCCTGGCAGCTCGCCGCGGACTGCGGGGCCGGTCCGCTGTGCGAGCAGATCCTGCCGGGGCAGACCCGGGTGGTGCCCTCGGCCGCGGCCGAGGACCGGGCCCCGGTGGGGGACGCGAGCCGGCTCAGCGAGTCGGAGCGCAGGGTGGCGGCGCTGGCCGCGTACGGGTACACGAACCGGGAGATCTCGGGGAAGCTCTACATCACCATGAGCACGGTGGAGCAGCACCTGACCCGCGCGTACAAGAAGCTGAACATCACCCGCCGGCAGGAGCTCCCGATGGACCTGCAGATGGACCCGCAGGCGGAGGAGCGCGAGTCGGCGAAGGCGGGCTGAGCGGGCCGCCCGGGAACGGGGAGCGGGAACGCGAGGGGGGCGCTGCCATCGGCAGCGCCCCCCTTTCCTTTCCGTTCCGGTCGTCCCCGGCCTCAGCCCGTCGTGGCCCGGGCCCGCCAGACCCCGGGGCGGACCTCCGACCAGTCCGCGCGGTGCTCGCCGCCGTCCAGCCGGTTCAGCCAGCGCCGGGCGTAGGACTCCAGACGCCGGTCACCCAGCGCCGAGGCCAGGGTCAGGCACTGGCGGAAGTGCGTCTCGGCCGCGCCGGGGACCCGGGTCTCCACGGCCAGCAGGCCCTGCACCCGGCTCAGTTCCCAGCGGCCCCGGACGTCCTGGGGCACCTCGTCGAGCATCGGGTCCAGGAGCTGCGCCGCACCGGCCAGCTCGCCCTCGTCCAACCGCAGGTCGACCAGGCCGGCCAGGGCCCGCACCCGCTCGGGGGCGGTCTCGGCGGCCGCGACGGGTCCGGCGCTCTCGACGGCGCGCAGCGCCTGCCGGTAGTGGTCCCCGGCCTCCGCCAGGCGCCGGCACTGCCAGGCCAGATCGCCGAGCGAGCGCAGCAGCCGTGCTTCGGCGGCGGCGTCGCCGAGCCGCCGGGCCGCGTCCAGGGCCGCCGTGTGGCAGCGCTCCCACAGCTCCCAGGCGGCCAGGGCCTCCAGGAAGGGCGCCATGCCGTCCGCCAGCCGGACCGTCTGCGGCCACAGCCCGGCGCGGTGTGCCCGTACGAGGGCGTCCGCCAGCTCCGGACCCCGCAGCTCGAACCACTGCAGGGGGTGCAGCCCGTCCAGGTGTCCGGCGTGCTGCGCCGCCTCCAGCTCGCCGGCCAGCACCTCGCACAGCCGGGCCGTGGCCCCGTGCGCGACCGTGGCCGGCTCCTCCTCGGCGAGCCGTTCGGCCGCCAGCAGCCCGAGCAGCTCGGGCAGCCGGTAGCCGCCCTCGGGCAGGGCCAGCAGCAGGCCCGCCGCCACCAGGGACTCCAGGGATTCCCCGGTGTCGGCGGGCCGCGCCGACACCGGCCCGAGGACGGCGGCCGCGGTGTCCGCACTGAACGGGCCCGCGGGTACGGCGCCCAGCAGCCGGAACGCGGCCCGGTCGGCCTCGGCCGCCTCCGCGTAGGCCGCGCGCAGTACCCCGTAGCACTCCTCGTCCGCCGCGCGCAGCTCCGTGAGCCGGCTCCGCGGCGCCCGCAGCCGGTCGGCCAGGGTGGCGGTGGTCCAGCGCGGGTGCGAGGCCAGCTGCGCGGCGACCGCCCGCAGGGCCAGCGGCAGCCCGCCGCACAGCTCGGTGAGCTCCGCGCTCGCCTCGTCGTCCGCGAGCAGGGCGCGGCCCGCGGCCGGCCCGAGCGGGCCGAGCGGCAGGGCCTGTACGCCGAGCGCGGCCATGCCGCGGGGCAGCCCGCGGCAGGTGGCCAGGACCACGCAGTGCGCCGCCGCGGCCAGCAGCGGACGCAGCTGCGCCGCCGAGGCCACGTCGTCCAGGACCAGCAGGATCCGGCGGCCCTCCGTCAGGCGCAGCAGCAGCGCCGTGAGTTCGTCCTCGGTCTTGGGGAGCGTGCCGGTGGTGCCGAAGGCCCGCAGTGCGGCGGCCAGCGCGTCGGCGCCGGCCGGCCGGGCGCCCGTACCGGTGCGCAGCCGCACCAGGACCCGGCCGTCGGGGAAGGCCGCGGCGGCCCGCTGCGCGGCGGCGGCGGCCAGGGCCGTCTTGCCCGCCCCGGCCGGGCCGCTGACCAGCACGCAGCCGCCGGCCTGTGCGCCCTCCAGCCGGGCCGCGAGCTCGCCGAGCTCCGCGTCGCGGCCGGTGAACAGCGGGTCGGGCTGCGGGAGTTCGATCACGGGAAGGTCGGGAAGGCCGGGCGCCCGGGCGGCCGCGGAAGCCCCGGCCGCGGTGGCGGCCGAGGGGCGCAGCAGCGCGGGGTCGCCGGTCAGGATGCGGCTGTGCAGCTGCTGGATCTGCCGGCCCGGCTCGATGGCCAGGTCGTCGACGAGGGTGCGGCGCAGCGTGGCGAAGGTCCCCAGGGCGTCGGCCTGCCGGCCGGTGCGGTAGAGGGCCACCATGAGATGCGCGTGGAATTCCTCGTGCATCGGCAGCTCGGCGGTCAACGCCCGCAGCTCGCCCAGCAGTTCCTGGTGGCGGCCCAGCTGGAGCTCGGCGCGCACCCGCTGTTCCAGCGCGCCCGTGCGGACCTCGCTGAGCCGCACGGCCATGCTGTCCAGCAGCGAGCCGTGCGGGGTGTCCGACAGCAGCGGGCCGCGCCACAGCGCCAGGGCCTGGTGCTGCAGTTCGGCGGCGCCGGCGTGGTCGCCGGCCGCCAGCGCCTCGCGGCCCCGGGCGTGCAGGTCCTCGAAGACCGAGAGGTCCAGCTGGCCGGGGTCGAGGCGGAACAGGTAGCCGGGCGAGCGGGTCAGCAGGAGCTCGTCGCCGCCCTGCGGATCGGCGTCCCGGAGCATCTTGCGCAGCTGCGATATGTACACCTGGAGCGTGGTCATCGCGGTGCGCGGCGGATGCTCGCCCCACAGCTCGTCGATGAGGCTGTCGACGGAGACGACCTCGTTGACGCGGACCAGCAGGGTCGCCAGGACCACGCGCACCTTCGCGGCGCGCG harbors:
- a CDS encoding HAMP domain-containing sensor histidine kinase; its protein translation is MRWRIAVLAAATACLVAAAVGVLVHLWTAQDIRARAEARAFNTVYSAMSTYRSTGTLADGAALDPAGLPAALRDPDDGERHTAHDGHIEGNAGPSVWGAQRVGGPGSPVLAVRMNMSSELHELRRLDATMAVASLIALAAATPLAVWGAGLLGRRLRQVSETAGRISAGDLDARTGPTKGRDEVDDIAATVDLMADTLGRRLRDERRFTADVAHELRTPVGGLLATADLLPAGETEDLLRGRVRDLRGLVEDLLEISRLDAGAERPVHARVPLGAVVAEAVARTGFEVTLADAEPDRTVETDPRRLERIVANLVVNAHRHGRTPVRVTVGDRTVVVRDHGPGFPEDLLRDGPRRFRTGAAERGSGHGLGLTIALGQAGLLGAELRFANAPDGGAVATLSLPG
- a CDS encoding ABC transporter ATP-binding protein — translated: MTAAPLAPYAPHTPAGIAAATEDLTKVYGSGDTRVVALDRVSVEFREGGFTAIMGPSGCGKSTLMHCAAGLDSVSSGSVRIGTTELSTLDDRQLTVLRRDRVGFVFQAFNLLPTLTALENITLPLTIAGRRPDRRWLDRVVAMVGLSQRLDHRPGQLSGGQQQRVAVARALVSRPAIVFGDEPTGNLDSRAGAEVLGFLRDSVRELGQTVVMVTHDPVAAAYADSVVFLSDGRLVDEMARPTAERVLDRMKAFDVGPRTS
- a CDS encoding FtsX-like permease family protein, encoding MLRTALRNVFAYKARLLTTAFAVMLGVTFITGSLVYGDSHQQAAVDRAVAGYDRISLDVAPDTVPGRPPATLDARTAAVLAEVPGVAAVAGRVSGFAAVPDREGRLLGDGASRRGGNFAPGKDGGDPAYRFTEGSGPTGEHSVALDEDSAAEGGYRVGDTVRVAANTGAASYTLSGVFRTDASKRPAGGSLTLFGDAAAQKLFLAPGAYTNIEITAAPGTDAGRLLGAVEKVLPEGTSAVTGAQLARLQANLASSDSDTMSQIMVGFAAVALFVSAFLISNTFTMLVSRRTRELALMRAVGATRRQVRRGLLAESALVGLIASVAGIAAGTGVAALLQALFAAAGAPEAPLVLLPSTVLIALAAGTALPVIAAWLPIRRAMAIPPVAALGAAEPAEPARTGSPRTAAGAALVLCGTAAVLYGALPAGQDAMDARTVIGLGAALTLVGATVLIPLLSRPFVALLRPLLTRLSPVHGDLAARNTVRDPRRTGATAAALAIALALASGLSVLGASATRYLDGATTRDLAADYLVKGASGGQRMTPATAEPLKGLPGAAYSPLNQSTQYRIGGVPSVLTGVDPATIGRLLRYDVVEGSLDGLAEGRVAVADFKARANGWKVGQTLPVERLDQHGTVTIGAVYHADEQSNLLPSITAPDSLVARYDSAPTTDSIVVDVPGGPGRAGLASIVKALGDNPALSVLDEDAIRAEDTSGIGDQLNVFHALLSMALVIAALGIANTLALSVLERGKEIGTLRAIGMERAGVSRMIRTEALLVGALGAVVGTVMGVFTGWALGRTLAESVAGYALVVPWGRLALGVLLALAGALLASLWPARRAARVDIPAATAAQ
- a CDS encoding LuxR family transcriptional regulator codes for the protein MFWHKDDAFARLDMMLKACESGGAGVALVEGPAGCGKSELVQEFADLAVRGGVTVLRAAGTPGEQGAEHAVLRRLLAALPAGTLPPGTLPAGEGAASADAFEEALRELTGRGAVMVCVDDLHHADAASLDHLLHLARSLRGVPLLMVLAQSPGQGGAQNSRARTELLRHPGFGWIRLGCLDLAATAEVLARHTGAPVSDTFAEHLHRITGGNPLLLKALLTEYPVPVRGARRWPAPLPGGPFAEAVAVCLRRSGPEARRLAAAIAVLGEDATAGLVRELAGTTVHAARGALSVLDGTGLTDGYRLRHPAAAATVLDDADPAERARLHGKAARALHDGQAGAGVVAGHLLAAADLPGSCEAAEGWAVPALREAARRALLDDDWSYAASCLTRARALCAQEPLRLDIDLQLAAVTWRGDPAAAEACLAAPLAAMRAGALTSAQAGQLARLLVSQGRIESAAETFERTAPRPPDSTEGEQPPAPREDPLRQLYALPPAGGRDQAAAAPGRLRDCAALWAHPGGTAGDLAAVERLLKATPLAHTTFDPLAQAVRTLLHADQADRAAAWSQKLRAQTDPVRTPGWYAAFGHLYAEALLRTGDLEGAAREAAAAVNAVAGRGSVFLFAPLATEVLALTAMGRYDEAARRLELPVPEELFAGVHAIGYLRARGHYYLATHRPQAAVGEFLDAGRLARRWNLDRPRFAPWRTDAAEALIQLGEHRQADRFVAEQLSMAEVRSPRVHGVSLRLRAAVGEPAQRPKVLGRAVEELRGSGDRLELARALADLGRSLQLVGEGTRAGMVTRRAWQLAADCGAGPLCEQILPGQTRVVPSAAAEDRAPVGDASRLSESERRVAALAAYGYTNREISGKLYITMSTVEQHLTRAYKKLNITRRQELPMDLQMDPQAEERESAKAG
- a CDS encoding AfsR/SARP family transcriptional regulator gives rise to the protein MEVRSAGPDVRVLTPRAAKVRVVLATLLVRVNEVVSVDSLIDELWGEHPPRTAMTTLQVYISQLRKMLRDADPQGGDELLLTRSPGYLFRLDPGQLDLSVFEDLHARGREALAAGDHAGAAELQHQALALWRGPLLSDTPHGSLLDSMAVRLSEVRTGALEQRVRAELQLGRHQELLGELRALTAELPMHEEFHAHLMVALYRTGRQADALGTFATLRRTLVDDLAIEPGRQIQQLHSRILTGDPALLRPSAATAAGASAAARAPGLPDLPVIELPQPDPLFTGRDAELGELAARLEGAQAGGCVLVSGPAGAGKTALAAAAAQRAAAAFPDGRVLVRLRTGTGARPAGADALAAALRAFGTTGTLPKTEDELTALLLRLTEGRRILLVLDDVASAAQLRPLLAAAAHCVVLATCRGLPRGMAALGVQALPLGPLGPAAGRALLADDEASAELTELCGGLPLALRAVAAQLASHPRWTTATLADRLRAPRSRLTELRAADEECYGVLRAAYAEAAEADRAAFRLLGAVPAGPFSADTAAAVLGPVSARPADTGESLESLVAAGLLLALPEGGYRLPELLGLLAAERLAEEEPATVAHGATARLCEVLAGELEAAQHAGHLDGLHPLQWFELRGPELADALVRAHRAGLWPQTVRLADGMAPFLEALAAWELWERCHTAALDAARRLGDAAAEARLLRSLGDLAWQCRRLAEAGDHYRQALRAVESAGPVAAAETAPERVRALAGLVDLRLDEGELAGAAQLLDPMLDEVPQDVRGRWELSRVQGLLAVETRVPGAAETHFRQCLTLASALGDRRLESYARRWLNRLDGGEHRADWSEVRPGVWRARATTG